In Fusarium oxysporum f. sp. lycopersici 4287 supercont2.34 genomic scaffold, whole genome shotgun sequence, the following proteins share a genomic window:
- a CDS encoding uncharacterized protein (At least one base has a quality score < 10): MISLTPSRLPLGLWTTRSNSPQDPAADVLLRFCYFAIAEDFEGGLASSTMLVYFSAVRGLSTPNGNEYLQPHRFTPILARLIYCSRLVFLEAVLPHFSRIYGGIARPPRHGLLRRLNAARREYMCDGTLSPMGEFLSLLSYGNALRRSQGSTFRFHWSDDGEVLSWNGNQRLSMVDFRGLACKVLRSVTASCSRLMYDWEPTHLDLSLIRDNLSTTTPGYSFVSDPVNQLTDAYPELLLRACISPVDGLLQEQGQNQSTRDAKAARAYLEAHDDHLKGLIVLCNFDGGQCARITELLTLECFNTASRERGIGLWGAKMCSITRHHRARLATNNEFYVIRFFSKPVSRLMFQYLVYIRPVAISILRECFHIEHTNALLFSPLSQVGQKPTPWTASTFTKELRRHCSAATGIPFGIGVQMYRQISIAITERHVHAAVARFNRFGDTTGTAGHEVAYAWQSGHRPMQRHTTYGLDGAYPDHLQPALLRAYERVSASWQNFLWGCDKSGEPRSIPIEADRAQLNYASTHHSLTLSQKRPFISDLEESPSNNKRLRLIPDLSSVRGTMSTEAIAQPSSEESLVIGIEEDVNSFTCDYMSRPSPEGDDKAAEPISDDAPLRIGPFVHVVELNLVICLDCKTAILARQVKAHLVDPLHRQHLTLKERRNISNQILEILNILKDTDDLQHWKFPPPEAEPVPYLEPPLHNGLGCNSCRYIGRDLRRIREHYRQEHSDVLERAHV; encoded by the exons ATGATCTCTCTGACGCCGAGTCGACTTCCGCTTGGTCTTTGGACAACCAGGAGCAACTCTCCCCAAGACCCCGCGGCCGACGTCTTACTGCGCTTTTGTTACTTTGCTATCGCCGAGGACTTTGAAGGTGGGCTCGCGAGCTCGACGATGCTAGTGTACTTCAGTGCTGTACGCGGGCTGTCAACCCCTAACGGCAACGAATACCTCCAGCCTCACCGGTTCACCCCTATCCTAGCGAGACTTATATACTGTTCTCGGTTGGTCTTTCTCGAAGCCGTGCTGCCTCATTTCTCACGTATCTACGGTGGTATTGCACGCCCACCGCGTCACGGGCTGCTGCGAAGGCTCAATGCGGCCCGGCGCGAGTACATGTGTGATGGCACGTTATCGCCCATGGGCGAATTCTTGAGTCTCTTGTCTTACGGCAACGCTCTTCGGCGGTCTCAAGGGTCCACTTTCCGATTCCATTGGAGCGATGACGGCGAGGTACTGTCCTGGAATGGCAACCAACGACTTTCGATGGTGGACTTTCGTGGCCTGGCTTGTAAAGTGCTGCGCTCAGTCACAGCATCGTGTTCCCGTTTGATGTATGACTGGGAGCCTACTCACCTCGATTTGTCGCTGATTCGAGATAATCTATCAACGACAACACCGGGCTACTCCTTCGTATCCGATCCCGTCAATCAGCTAACAGATGCCTACCCCGAGTTACTACTGAGAGCATGCATATCCCCGGTCGACGGTCTGCTCCAAGAACAGGGTCAAAACCAGAGTACCCGGGATGCCAAAGCCGCTCGCGCATATTTGGAAGCTCACGATGATCACTTGAAGGGACTAATAGTGCTTTGTAACTTTGACGGCGGCCAGTGCGCACGGATTACGGAGCTGTTGACGCTAGAGTGTTTCAATACTGCTTCAAGAGAGCGAGGTATTGGCTTATGGGGTGCAAAAATGTGCTCCATAACTAGGCACCACAGGGCTCGTCTGGCCACTAACAACGAGTTTTATGTCATCCGCTTCTTTTCCAAACCTGTCTCTCGGCTTATGTTCCAGTATCTCGTCTATATACGGCCAGTGGCAATATCAATCTTGCGTGAATGTTTTCATATCGAGCATACCAACGCACTTCTCTTCTCCCCACTCTCCCAGGTAGGCCAAAAACCAACACCTTGGACCGCCTCAACATTCACCAAGGAGCTTCGGCGGCATTGTAGTGCTGCCACTGGTATCCCATTCGGCATCGGGGTCCAGATGTACCGTCAAATCTCAATTGCTATCACGGAACGCCATGTTCATGCCGCTGTTGCACGCTTCAATAGATTTGGTGATACGACCGGGACGGCGGGGCATGAAGTGGCTTATGCATGGCAGAGCGGACACAGGCCTATGCAGCGGCATACAACCTACGGTCTCGACGGCGCCTATCCAGATCATCTTCAGCCGGCGCTGCTCCGAGCTTATGAACGAGTGTCGGCAAGCTGGCAAAACTTCTTATGGGGATGTGATAAAAGTGGTGAGCCCAGGTCTATCCCCATTGAGGCCGATCGCGCCCAGTTGAACTACGCAAGCACTCATCATAGCCTTACACTATCTCAAAAGCGGCCTTTCATATCAGATTTAGAGGAATCGCCTTCGAATAACAAGCGACTGCGATTGATACCTGATTTGTCGTCTGTGCGCGGTACTATGTCGACTGAAGCAATAGCACAGCCTAGTAGCGAAGAATCACTGGTTATTGGAATCGAAGAAGACGTCAACTCGTTTACCTGTGACTATATGTCCAGACCGTCACCTGAGGGAGATGATAAGGCAGCCGAGCCCATAAGCGACGATGCACCGCTCAGAATCGGGCCGTTCGTCCACGTCGTCGAATTAAACCTAGTTATATGCCTGGATTGCAAGACAGCTATCCTGGCTAGACAGGTAAAGGCACATCTTGTCGATCCCCTGCACCGTCAGCATCTTACACTTAAAGAACGCCGGAACATTAGTAACCAGATCCTGGAGATACTGAACATACTCAAGGATACAGATGACTTACAGCACTGGAAGTTTCCACCTCCGGAGGCAGAGCCAGTACCGTATCTCGAGCCGCCGCTGCATAATGGGCTAGGCTGCAATTCCTGTCGTTACATTGGACGAGATCTTCGCCGGATACGAGAGCACTACCGGCAAGAACATAGTGATGTTCTGGAGAGGG CGCATGTTTAG
- a CDS encoding uncharacterized protein (At least one base has a quality score < 10), translated as MKKGVTVRGEQEAQDNESQAALQRAIDAFQSKGKDIRSREAERIDEENDFTAPNPWLRRLGSAVHLKDFSGKKDFLRGLIAMEYEVDPDDPDKSDDAQLRFIHIAFDRLVNHAKAVITPDIVSWNALFEVNRKELMKERTKPFHFRFKPETQRRYALVVKQLLAYIVRCMSFENKADRPPFKLSTRQQRAYDATMEHADDLTDAWKENGGDPEAPEIVRLLDLLETAVLELYISVLDHFTKDTEYDSVLVSFLTVLSVRADGTWEGYEGFTPKLSAIMAISRLCIIKYAVDQRAKTIKQKMQQGQSQEEAEKNSPSLVHHTKINST; from the exons ATGAAGAAAGGAGTAACAGTCCGTGGAGAACAGGA GGCCCAAGATAACGAGTCACAAGCCGCACTCCAGAGGGCCATTGATGCGTTCCAGAGCAAGGGTAAAGATATTCGAAGTCGAGAAGCGGAGCGTATCGATGAGGAGAATGACTTTACTGCGCCGAATCCGTGGCTTCGCCGGCTTGGTTCTGCTGTCCACTTGAAGGATTTTAGTGGGAAAAAGGACTTCTTGAGGGGCTTGATTGCTATGGAATACGAAGTGGATCCGGATGATCCAGACAAGTCAGACGATGCTCAACTGCGCTTCATACACATCGCATTCGATCGGCTGGTTAACCATGCCAAGGCCGTCATTACACCAGATATTGTATCTTGGAACGCTCTATTTGAGGTCAATCGCAAAGAACTGATGAAAGAGAGGACAAAGCCATTCCATTTCCGGTTCAAGCCCGAGACACAGAGGAGGTATGCACTTGTGGTCAAGCAGCTACTTGCTTACATTGTCCGATGCATGTCTTTTGAGAATAAAGCCGATAGACCACCGTTCAAACTCAGCACACGGCAACAGAGAGCTTACGATGCCACGATGGAACACGCAGATGACTTGACTGACGCTTGGAAAGAAAATGGGGGTGATCCAGAAGCGCCCGAGATTGTCAGACTTCTTGATCTACTAGAAACTGCCGTTCTCGAGCTATATATCTCTGTTCTTGACCATTTCACTAAGGACACGGAGTATGACAGCGTTCTTGtcagcttcttgactgtTCTTAGTGTGCGGGCAGACGGTACGTGGGAGGGCTATGAGGGTTTCACGCCAAAGCTTTCTGCCATTATGGCCATCTCTCGTCTCTGTATCATCAAATACGCTGTAGACCAACGAGCCAAAACTATCAAGCAAAAGATGCAACAGGGACAAAGCCAggaggaagcagagaagaATAGCCCAAGCCTAGTGCACCATACCAAAATCAATTCTACGTAG